AAACAaggattttgaaaaatcagcAACGGTTCCCAAACCATCATCACATTCTACGAAAGACGACATTCTAAAAGGAAAACCTAAAATGGAAGAAAAGCGCGAAGAAGCAGAAGAGGCGGAAGAAACcaaacaagaagaagaacatGACAGTAATTCAAATGTCTTAAACAATGAAGcaaagaataaaaattctGATATTACATCAAGTCAAGGGTTTGCTCCGGAAAAGTTTATGATTGATAACACAAGATCAATGTCTGAGATAAAGTCAAGCGATAATCAcgagaaaaaaattaatatagGGCCATGGCCAGGTACCGAGAACAATGACGAGATGTATTCAGTGCTAAACACAAAGGGATTTCGTGAAGATACTAGTAGTAGAGAAAGTGATAAAGTCGTTATCCCATCgtcaaaatcaaataatattggaTTTCAAGAATCTGGAAATATTCTTTCTTCACAACCTACTGTCTCTGCATTATCTTTCAGCTCTAGTAGTAATTTAAGGAGTAGCAGACAAGACTATAATCAAATAGGAATGCATGTTCTCCCAATCACAACAGAGCGTTTACCTGGTCAACATAAAATCAATGAGGTACAAAAtcataaaattgaattgcCGCATATTAACACTATAAAAGAATCTATTACTGAAGTAGCAGCTTTAGACACAGAACCACGCAAAGTACGAAATTCTGTAGGTACAGTACTGGAAATAAAACTAGATAAAACTCTTAGCAATGATAACGAATCTTTGTTTCCACCACCACCACccaaattcattaattcaAAGTTAGATGAAGTACGATTCAGATTACTTAATAATTCCAGGCCAGTGACTGCTTCTTCAATACCGCCAACCGCAAAAGTTGATGAAGATATGGGTTCTGCTGCTGCtgtattatcaaatatgaGATCATCGCCTTTCAAGTTTAGTACCGGTAATAACCAAAACGTGTCAAATAACCGCAATTCagaaaatttgaaatcaGATCAAACGGAGGAGACACATTCTGTGAAGAATAGACCTTCTTCATCCTCAAATTTATTCTTAGGGAAAAATCTCCAACGCCCAGTCATAAAAATACATAATAggcaaaaaatatttgacGATGCTGATAACAGTGTCGAAACAAGAAGTAGTGAACACCCAAtttcaagaaaaagatCATATTCAGCTGATCTAGAGATACCACTTAATAGAGGAGTAACATGGAATAAGAGTGGGAAAAGGGTTACAAGCAAGGAAGTTACACTCGACACATCATCAAAAAGAAagcaaaaaataaaaaatgaaactaaCAAAAAATCAGCACCGCAATCAAGAAAAGTACGGAGCCCATCATTGGATGAAACATCGACTTCTTCAGATGATGTTCTGTCAGTCAAATCAAAACATGAGGGTTCATATTCAAATGCGGAAAGTAAGAAAGCATTGTCGGGTACTAGATCTAGGAATGGTTGTTGGATATGTAGattaagaaagaaaaaatgttCAGAAGAAAAACCTAGTTGTTCTAATTGTCACAGGTTGAATCTAGAATGCCATTACCACATTCAGAAGCCGGATTTTGTATCTGATCCAGTAAAAAAGCAACAAAAATTAGAAGagataaagaagaagactAAAGAAGCTAAAAGAAATGCGATGAGAAAAAACCAACTTCTGAAAGGGCATAGAATACCATCACCGTGATTTAACTATTTGAAAGACAATAGAGTAAAAAagtaatataaataaatcttgacataatatttgattattttgcaaattgtaaatatttacatacattgaaaaaatagCATCATTCATATCATGAATACAATAGATATGTGACTTTAAGTATACGACCTTTCACTAAACCttgttgaaaatgaagaaaaactTCTATACATTACTATCAGCTCTTGTCATGAATCACAATTTTGACGTTTTTCTGGGCGGCTATTTTAATTTAGCGTCACACCTTTTCGGCCGAGATAATTTCCAAATCAATGGAATCATATAGTAAACAGAAAAATAAGATTTGAGCGTTAATCACATTCATGTCTCTCAGAAACCAAGGTTTTACCATCCAAGTTAttcacacacacacacacacacacacatatatatatataactgtAATTATATCTTGATCTTGTCAATAAGATAAAACATTTCCAGTTTATTAATTAAGATCATACTCTCacttaaaattattttaataggCACATACTTTGCTACTCGCATGTATactaaaacaaaataattagTTTAATAGAAAAATGTCAACAACCTGCATTCATATACCAGATGAATAGCatttagataatataaCTGCATTATCAAGATATATGTTAAAGTGATGACCCTAAtttacatttatttattgcaAGGATCTTTACTattgttttgaaaaaataagGCCAACTGCAGCAAAACTAAACGTATCTATAAAACGGTGTTACGCATTTACATAATGGTGTTTCATTGGACATGTGATAGATATATTACCTTATCGGCATACGTTGTTGtacatttatttataaatatccAATTGTTTCCTATAACAACTGCATTTCTCCATTTTACACAGCGAACGAATCTCAgtaagaaaaagaaaaataacatATAGTAATAATCAGCATACCTCATATTGtatcttttatttcattcTCGGCATAGTTTTATAGTCGCAATTGAGCGATATCActttaattgaataattgaaaataacgTCTAATTTGATTATGGCAGTAAATGTAAACCTTTATGTGAATAATGAATGTTTACACATAGTACTAGAGAGAGAGAGGGAGAGAGAGTTGATTACAGGGTTCTTCGACGTCCGACCAAAAGTTAACTTAATAGTCGCATCAATATGGTGCCTTTTCACAATTTGTGTTGAGATTCTTTCTTTATCCACATACTATCGTACTCCGATAGCGATCATCATTAAGGAAGAGCTTCTTTTGTGAAATGTCATAAGTTTTAATTACTTTAATTTTATGATGAAAAACTGAATATTAACTTATATGCTGCTCACATCAGATCtgttaaataatattgcaGTCATATTGTGAGTGAAGGTTGTTCATTGGAATCTATAGCAAGAAAACTGCGTAAccttttttcaattgcttAACAGATCTATtaaagtaaaatatttcattattttgcCATATTGTTTAAGTACATACAAGTAATACACAATTATCTCCATCATCAATTTGCTATCCATCTCAAATCTCATGTACTAATTCAGATTTTAACAACCAAGGAATGGTTCcattatttgattaaaatACATAAACCTAGGGAAAATATCTAATTATACAGAAATTTGCAGTCATTAGAActatcaatatttcaagTGTCTATAGTAACTTAAGTTGACTGCTAGGGCTTACCTAAAGAAAGAGGGAATAGGAAACTATATCTTTGATCATCATTCaacatcattttcaattgaattttcacgataatataaaagagtaccatttgaatattttctaCTCATCTCAGTTTCTCAAACCGTTTAGTTTATTTTCCATATTCACTATTTCAAAGCATCCACTAACAATATCCTTAAACGCGTCAGTGACGATAATATAATCCATCCGTTACATATTTTACTAAATGTCTGAGAAGGAATCCCGTTTAACTAGAGCATTAAGGTTCTTAGAAATTCCTGTCGAGAATAGATCTACTATCAGTATCTTAAGAAATCCAGATTTACAGCCAATAAAACGTGAATACCAAACATGGGGGTTCTTTTCTAATTTCAGTTATTGGGGTATCATATCCTTTTCAGTGGGTACCTGGTTAAGTGGATCAGCTGCTCTGTCTGTAGGTTTAAGTTATGGTGAGACAATCGGGACCTTTATTCTTGGTGATGTTCTTACAATTATGTTCACTTTAGCAAATTCATATCCTGGTTTTGATTGGAAAGTCGGTTATACTCTATCACAAAGATTTGTTTTCGGAATTTATGGGTCATGGTTTGGTATCCTAATCAGAGTTTTATTGAGTATTGTCAATTATGCATCAAATGCATGGTTAGGTGGTCTATGTATCAATATGATTTTAGATTCTTGGTCACATCATTATTTGACTCTTCCAAATACATTATCTCATCATGTTCATATGAAAACAAGAGAAGTTATTGGCTTTTGTCTTTTCCATGTTGTTTGCGCAGCCTGTTATTATATGAAGCCATAtcatatcaaatatattttaatcaTTTCATGCCTTGCAACTTTCTTCTCCATGATGGGTATGGTTATTTACTTAAGCAAAGAAAATGGCGGTGTTGGAGATGCTTTCAATGCACCATCAACTGCTACTGGATCTGCGAAATGTTGGGCTTGGGTTTATATGATTTCATATTGGTTCGGCTCCGTTTCACCAGGGTCTGTAAATCAAAGTGATTATTCGAGGTTTGGTTCTTCTCAAACTGCTATCTGGCTAGGTACTATTTTAGCCTTATTAATTCCTACAACTGTGGTTCCAGTTTTTGGAATTATTGGTGCCTCAACAAGCGAACAATTATATGGGGAGACTTTGTGGATGCCGAATGAGTTCTTCACATATTGGCTAACTAAGGACTATAGTGCAGGAGCTCGTGCTGCCTCCTTCTTTTGTGGCGTGTCATTTGTACTTTCTCAAATTGCTTATacaatttctaatgcaGGATTTGCCAGTGGTATGGATTTGGCAGGTTTATTCcctaaatatattaacatTAGAAGAGGTGCAATTTTAACTGCCATTATTTCAGTTGCTTGCCAACCATGGAATTTTTacaattcttcttctatcTTTTTGACTGTAACAAGTTCTTTCGGTGTTATAATGACACCAATCATCACTGTTATGATATGCgataatttaatgataagACAGAGACAATATTCTATTGGAGAGGCATTTAAACTGAAAGgtgattattattacacTAAGGGCGTCAATTGGAGAGCTATGTTCGCAATGACTGTGGGTATGGCACCAGGTTTACCTGGTATTGCTTGGCAAGTTGACAACAATTATTTCAACAATCAAGGTATAGTTAACTTTTACTACGGCGACTCATTTTTCTCCTTTGccatttcatttttcacGTACTGGATCGTATGCTATTTTTTCCCAATTACCATCACAGTTCCTCATGATACGAAGGATTATTATGGTGCTTTTGATGACGAAGTTGCAAGAAAGAAGGGGTTGATTCCATACAGTGAAATATCAGAAGCGGAACTAATACGCTTTGCTTTAAATTCTGGACTAGAGTCAGAGTCTTCAAGCGATGATTCTTCTACTATCATATCCGATAGCCATTTTAATCATGAATCAGATGAGAAAAATAAACTTGATGGTGTAACAATCAGTACAAAAACTTCTTCTgttcaataataatcatataCATTCTAAttcataattttaaaatacaCATACATTATTAATTCTAAAACATAGCATTTCATCTAATTAACTATTGCGTATTAAATAAAAGGTGCTTATCAAATTCACTAAGGATGTTATTTtactatatatttacaagTAACGAAAGAGCATTTCCACTGTAAATATCTTATTATTGGTCAAAGTTCTCGTATCTTAGTTTCAATTGTTTACGCTTTTGTGCTCTTTCCTTTCTTATTTCTCTTAAATCTGGAGGAGCAGTTATGCCTAATTCTTTCTTAAGCTTATCTATATCTTTCTCTAGCAATTCTTCCCAGTATACATTAATCAAAGGTTTGCAACTTAAACCAGTTTTAACTGCCCATGGAAGGTAAATATCGTACAAACGATCTCTTTGAACTGACTTCAGACGTAATGGAGCGAGAAGAGCACCCAACGCAGCCATTGGAATACCAAGATTTGCAGCTTCCAGAGCTTTTACAGTTATTTCACCTTCTATAATAATTGGCAAATCATTCAAAGAATGATAGAAATCATGGCACTGTctatatcttttaaatatataggCGTGAACTGGATCGTCAATGTAAGTGACAGGAGCTCTGGTATCTGGCGAGACACCTTCTTTTTCCAACCACTTAAAAAATCTGTAACCGAAAGTGTTTTTAGGTAATTTTGATAGTTTACCCATATCTAATTGATCAGTGGTTACGTTAGGTTTTTCCCTTAATATCCTTCTACCTGTTTCATCTGATAACATTGTTTGTTTCAAGTTCTCCAGAACAAATGGAAGAGCAGTTGATTCTCCCAGTTGGACAATGTTAATACCATTCTCTGGGTGAAAAAAGGATCTGACACCTGAAACTGTAAATAGtatcattttttcaattgcagTTAAAGGTACATGTCCCTTATACATTGGTTTCATTGGTCTCGTTGATTGTAAAGTTTTTAAACGAGCATCAATCCTTTCTTGACGTTTAAGTTCATACTCAACATTTTTATCATGTAACTCACCTCTATCCATCATATCTGCTAATCTTGCATCTTTACCAAACAGAAAACTGCCAATAGTCAATGCAGTTGCAATGAATATATGCCTTTGTTGGGCTCTATTGTGAAGACATCTGTCTAATTTAGAAGACAGGAAAGTTAGCCTCAATAACATTAGAAAATCactcaaataatttaatctCTTACCTTTTAAGTTCAAATTGACAACTACCTGATAACTTATAGTTAAGTAATAAACATATTCAAATCATGACTACAATTACTACATATTTAGAAAGTTAGCAATTATgaatattcatatatattagataTATGTTGCAAcctttatttgaaattcttTGGAATTGTCCGAATCGTAATTAAGCGTATAGGAAATTAACATAAAAACTGTCAATCGATGATggatttcaaatatttgtCAACTAAATATACGCTAGTCTAACTCATATCGTATATTCTGTTACAGTTCATCTCTATCAAGTAATATATCGATACACacacaaatatatatatatatatattggtGTTGTTTCATCTTCAATCCGATTAAATAGTTAACAGTATTGatcaaattataatagGAATTTAATATGACTACAGAATTATACCCCAATGATTATTTTGGTGACATTAACAAGCACGATATCGTAAAAGAAACTGAAACTGAATTGAAATGgttaattgatgaaattgtCAAACCAGAATTGcctaatattattgataatgTAGAGAAATGTTTAGATATGCTACAAAGTAACGAAGTTTTTAAAATGCCCATCACAAATAACAATGGTAATAATCTCCAAGGTAAATCTAATGCAAACAATGGTCCTACAATACGTGGTATAATATCACGGCAAAACGAATACATAGTTGGTTTTCAAACTATTGTAACTTTCCCAGAATTTAATAAGGGAAAACCGATAATCCTAAAAATGGAACCAGAAGCATCAAAATTTAAGCTTCCTCAATTAGTAACGACCaaagataatttatcaGATCTTTTACACACACTAGAAGATAGCGAAATAATTTCAGATTCTTCAAGTTTCATTTCTAATATGGATAAATCTTTGAAACTATTAGCACAATCAATAAGCTTGTTAGAAACTCCACCAAGGAATTTAATATTCCCGGAGATCGGTAATAATGTAATTAAAGAGTTATTTCCATCAAACCATTCCTCACTTTTTGAGACCCCACATCATGAGATTAGTCTAGAATTGGtcttaataaaaaatgaactATATATTGACTTCAGGAACTTGGTAAAAGTGGTAAAAGTTCCATGGTGCAAAGTCGATCCAAACACTAGTCTATCTtttgttgataatattaaggAGGAATTAAAAGTAGACAGGAGgaaaaatttgaaagacGTTTTGATTTCAAGAGGCCTACAGGTTGAAGAATCAAATCTGTTTAACAATTTACTTATATCAGCATTCAATACCGAAAAGACAACTTTATCGGAAGCACGTAATTTTTTGAGTAGATGCATAACATTCAACAATAAAGTAGTCATAGAAGGTGAAAAAATTGTGGCTACGACAAGTGATCCATCGCTTATAAGTTTGAGTTCCAAATTACATAGTCTGGAAAGTACAATAGGCAATCTTTACACTAATCTAAACACATATACACCGACCACGCATAATAATGTAACGAAATAAGAACAACGACTAAAGGTCGGATGTTATACACACGTATAATACTattacatttattaaaaatatattatacatTCACAATACATTTTAAACATTTATAACCTATTACCATTTTACGTTGTTAAACTGCATCGTTGGAGTTTGTAGCTCTGTTAATTTCTTCTCTAATGCTGTTCTCTTGCTTCTTTAATTGTTTCCTAACTCTTCCAACTCCTCATTAGTGGAAGACGCCATTACAACAACATCAGTACTCAGATCAAAATCGATctcatttattttatttggaTCATCATTATCTCCTCTAGCTCCATTTTCTTCAGTCACTCTGTTATTTAATCTCAGTTTATTAAGCTCATATGTCTTTTGTAACGTATCATATTCTCTTTGGAGTTTACCTAAAGATCTCCCTAATTTATCGTGTAATATTTTCACCAGAGgatcaatttcttcattttgtGCTAATTTTGCCTTCTCAACATCATACTCTGATatcaattcaaaatatcttCTTGTTTGCAACATGTTACTTGTCAAATTGTTATTAGGAGCAGAGTTGTTATGCAATTTATCTATACTGTTCTGTAAAAGCTCTACTGTTCCACTGAGTTTCGAAACCACATCATCTAAATATTCTGTCATGTTTAGTTGCCTCGCTTCTGTGTATGCAAAAGGGTACCGTTTAACAAATGAAACAACAATTCAAGCATCTACCTTATTTAAACATCGAACAATTACaaactatttatatatatataaatgtttaCATGAATACTGACTTTTAATTGaatgtttatttttatatttattatgtttTCTGAGAAGCGCCATAAAGATTTttgatatcaatatttcaatattcgCAAAATAAAAGGTATGATAACTcataaaacaatataaatatgtggaataaatcaattgattattgTATTATCTGAGATACGCACAATTGTACTTGTTGATAGTGAGGCATAGTGATAGGAATcctcatatatatttacaaatagttcttttctttctttctgAGAAgtaagatattttattgtgaTATTTATGGGATAGTGGTGAACTAACTACTGAAATCAAAAGTTAATACGCTATTTTTCGTCATACTTTTTTAGAAGATTACGTGAGCTTTTATATTGGAAACATTAATGGTCTACTCTAAAACTatagtatattttattgcATCAAACTGAAAACGCTTTTGAGTTCAACAAATAATGAACGATTCAAATGAAACTATTTACAACAGACGAACTCTATTTCAGCCTAGGTCTTCATTAAAAGAAACTTTAATTTCTCCTGCtaaatcaaattataaCACACAAGCAAGTTCTCatgacaataattctgGTAAAATGCCTGATAATGCTAATCAAATTGTAGGAAGAAGAGCAAGATCAAATTCGAGAAGTGCCGGATCCACTTCAAACGAACCTATGGAACAATTTTCTATGGataaagttaataataatacgGAATCTACATTATCTAAAAACACTGCCAATATCATCCAAATTAACAACCCTGGAAGTCCTGATCTTGGCTCAGTGAATGCATTTAAGGGTTTAGATGATACCAATACCactattttaaaatctaatGCGAATAATATACCAAATATGGAGAATCTTACAATGAGGGAAAGATATAATAACATCGTTGTCCTAAAACCGTTAAATAGTACTTTTGAAACAAAACATTTAGTAGTACCTCATAAACCAgatgttattaaattagGTAGACCAGtgattaataataattccaATTGTACTAATACTTACAAGGGTTTAAACGAAAGAAACGCCCAACAtaagaaatcaaatattagaAATGATAATGGTAATTTCAATTCCAGAGTTTTATCTAGAAATCATGCTGCACTTACTTGCGACTCCAATACaggaaaaatattcattcGTGATTTAAAGTCTAGCAATGGTACTTTTATTAATGGAACAAGAATAGGAACCAATGACGTGGAATTATCAGTCGGTGATGTTATTGACCTAGGTACTGATATAGATAACAAACAAGAACACAGAAGAATTAGCGCCTTAGTggataatatattatctgTTCCTCTGGTAAACGAGACTGTTGATATGTTAAACAGTaatacttttttttctGAGAAGAGGAAAAACAGCTTCCAAACAAGTAGTAATAAACATACCGGTGTTGGAAGTGACGTCGAATCTAATCAAGATATAGTCTCTACAAATTCAAAGGCAAATCCGATAGCTGAAACTTTAGAACACAATTATTTATCCAAACCAGCCCTTTCGTCGAAACATGCTGCGTTTGAGGCTGCAATGTTTGGCgatgttaataatattgatttagagaatgatattttagGAACAGAAACTGCACTCCTCAGTGAGATATTTATTGACAACTCAAGCGGAACAAGTGCCAAtcttatcaatattatgaAGATATTATCAACAGAAATAGCGCTAGAAAAACTCGAAAaccaaaaattaaaagcaATGGACAACTTTTTGGTCAATTTCACAGTGaatatagataatataGACAATGAacttattcaaaaaaatcaaaccCAAATCGATGCACTGCAAGAAAATCTCAAACATAGGTTATACAAGAAACACAATAAGATATTAGATAATACTTACTTACAGGTAGAACAACTACAATTGGAGAAAGAAAGGCTGGAAGAAGATTTTGAACTAcaagaaaagaaacaagCCGCAGAGTTTCAGTCGTTAATAACAGAGTTGGATACTTTAAAGGAAGATCTGGGTAGCAAATCCGTCCTTAATGAATCATTTGGTGTGAGCTATAAAGATAGAGACCTTAACGTTATAAATAAGACAACGAAGTTTTCTAatgaaacaaaagaaaaatatcttGATTTATTTGGAGAAAAATCTGATTCATCTAATTGGAAAAGTGGACTTATTCTAATTCTCAGCACTGCATTTGTAGGATTTGTGGCATACGCACtaaatttatcatcaaaaaactgcaattaataaaaaggAATTTACAATTCATAATATCATTCTTAAAAGTTACCAGAATAATATTAGCATTTCTCATTATAGTTTTGAGTTAAACATCATAGgctataatttttatatatatgtttgtCTATATGAAAAAGCACTAAATAGTACATTAATTCAATCTATTTCTATATTATCCAAGTCAATCCGTTCAACAGTGTCTATATCTAAGATTTTTGCATATTCATTTACAAAACTTTTAGCGACATCTTGGACAGAAAGATCAGTTCCTGGGCGTTCCTGATATATAGATGTAGCTTTTTTATTAGGCAATCCACACATTTCAAAGTTATTCAAATATGATAAGTCAGGATCTACATTTATGCAAACACCATGTGAAGTAATAGATCTTCTTACATGAATACCAATGCTGGCTAGTTTCTCATCTTTAGTTGTCCAAACGCCAGTATCGCagtttgtttttgtttccAAAGCTAGTGGATTCCCATCCtctttattgatttttagCATTGAATTGGATACTGCTCCTTGTATAGCAGAGACATGATCCTTAACACTAAATTTGTTGAATGTCTTCAAatctaatattatatatgcGACAATTTGGCCTGGTCCATGGAAAGTGATCTGTCCACCTCTCTCAGTTTGTACAAATTTTGGAGCTGGATTATCAATTTCGCTAGTAGGGACAAATTCTTcatatttctttatttgCTTATCAGTAATAGTCTTTTTAATACGCTTACCTCCTGAGTACACTGGCCAAAACTCAAAGGTTAAAATTGTTGGATTTGGTTTCATTGTCAGTATATTATCCAGCATTGATCTCTCAAAGACATTAAGAGGTGCTCCATTGTGATTTTGTTCAACTTCAAAAATCTTTCTCTTTATTTTAgcttttaatttcttcatatCCAATTGTGCTGCAACAAATTTCTCTTGAATATCTAAACCTTTTTCAAAGTCCATCGTCTTTGTAAAATGTAAATGTTTTAATACTTTGGAAGACTCATCAATTGGCGTGGTTTTAGGTTTAAACGTTGAACCTACTGCACGCAAGAAATGCTTCTGAATTTGAGGTCCATTGGTCGGTACTCTCAAGTTAAGTAGTACTGGGA
The nucleotide sequence above comes from Tetrapisispora phaffii CBS 4417 chromosome 3, complete genome. Encoded proteins:
- the UME6 gene encoding DNA-binding transcriptional regulator UME6 (similar to Saccharomyces cerevisiae UME6 (YDR207C); ancestral locus Anc_8.416), with product MAHNSLHKIPTLNIVETNKMYSNSSDVNTDYKYNKPKEKIIESTRTSYDDNPFLSIKNPTSAPNNTPVESPGSSPEFQNNKLTNKQMEPNYTTNNLQNSFEDNRITTENKDYTSSSTILNYNDGGCVPPKENKLSGKNKDFEKSATVPKPSSHSTKDDILKGKPKMEEKREEAEEAEETKQEEEHDSNSNVLNNEAKNKNSDITSSQGFAPEKFMIDNTRSMSEIKSSDNHEKKINIGPWPGTENNDEMYSVLNTKGFREDTSSRESDKVVIPSSKSNNIGFQESGNILSSQPTVSALSFSSSSNLRSSRQDYNQIGMHVLPITTERLPGQHKINEVQNHKIELPHINTIKESITEVAALDTEPRKVRNSVGTVLEIKLDKTLSNDNESLFPPPPPKFINSKLDEVRFRLLNNSRPVTASSIPPTAKVDEDMGSAAAVLSNMRSSPFKFSTGNNQNVSNNRNSENLKSDQTEETHSVKNRPSSSSNLFLGKNLQRPVIKIHNRQKIFDDADNSVETRSSEHPISRKRSYSADLEIPLNRGVTWNKSGKRVTSKEVTLDTSSKRKQKIKNETNKKSAPQSRKVRSPSLDETSTSSDDVLSVKSKHEGSYSNAESKKALSGTRSRNGCWICRLRKKKCSEEKPSCSNCHRLNLECHYHIQKPDFVSDPVKKQQKLEEIKKKTKEAKRNAMRKNQLLKGHRIPSP
- the THI7 gene encoding thiamine transporter THI7 (similar to Saccharomyces cerevisiae THI7 (YLR237W); ancestral locus Anc_8.412), with translation MSEKESRLTRALRFLEIPVENRSTISILRNPDLQPIKREYQTWGFFSNFSYWGIISFSVGTWLSGSAALSVGLSYGETIGTFILGDVLTIMFTLANSYPGFDWKVGYTLSQRFVFGIYGSWFGILIRVLLSIVNYASNAWLGGLCINMILDSWSHHYLTLPNTLSHHVHMKTREVIGFCLFHVVCAACYYMKPYHIKYILIISCLATFFSMMGMVIYLSKENGGVGDAFNAPSTATGSAKCWAWVYMISYWFGSVSPGSVNQSDYSRFGSSQTAIWLGTILALLIPTTVVPVFGIIGASTSEQLYGETLWMPNEFFTYWLTKDYSAGARAASFFCGVSFVLSQIAYTISNAGFASGMDLAGLFPKYINIRRGAILTAIISVACQPWNFYNSSSIFLTVTSSFGVIMTPIITVMICDNLMIRQRQYSIGEAFKLKGDYYYTKGVNWRAMFAMTVGMAPGLPGIAWQVDNNYFNNQGIVNFYYGDSFFSFAISFFTYWIVCYFFPITITVPHDTKDYYGAFDDEVARKKGLIPYSEISEAELIRFALNSGLESESSSDDSSTIISDSHFNHESDEKNKLDGVTISTKTSSVQ
- the COQ4 gene encoding ubiquinone biosynthesis protein COQ4 (similar to Saccharomyces cerevisiae COQ4 (YDR204W); ancestral locus Anc_8.411) — protein: MLLRLTFLSSKLDRCLHNRAQQRHIFIATALTIGSFLFGKDARLADMMDRGELHDKNVEYELKRQERIDARLKTLQSTRPMKPMYKGHVPLTAIEKMILFTVSGVRSFFHPENGINIVQLGESTALPFVLENLKQTMLSDETGRRILREKPNVTTDQLDMGKLSKLPKNTFGYRFFKWLEKEGVSPDTRAPVTYIDDPVHAYIFKRYRQCHDFYHSLNDLPIIIEGEITVKALEAANLGIPMAALGALLAPLRLKSVQRDRLYDIYLPWAVKTGLSCKPLINVYWEELLEKDIDKLKKELGITAPPDLREIRKERAQKRKQLKLRYENFDQ
- the RAV2 gene encoding Rav2p (similar to Saccharomyces cerevisiae RAV2 (YDR202C); ancestral locus Anc_8.410) — encoded protein: MTTELYPNDYFGDINKHDIVKETETELKWLIDEIVKPELPNIIDNVEKCLDMLQSNEVFKMPITNNNGNNLQGKSNANNGPTIRGIISRQNEYIVGFQTIVTFPEFNKGKPIILKMEPEASKFKLPQLVTTKDNLSDLLHTLEDSEIISDSSSFISNMDKSLKLLAQSISLLETPPRNLIFPEIGNNVIKELFPSNHSSLFETPHHEISLELVLIKNELYIDFRNLVKVVKVPWCKVDPNTSLSFVDNIKEELKVDRRKNLKDVLISRGLQVEESNLFNNLLISAFNTEKTTLSEARNFLSRCITFNNKVVIEGEKIVATTSDPSLISLSSKLHSLESTIGNLYTNLNTYTPTTHNNVTK
- the SPC19 gene encoding Spc19p (similar to Saccharomyces cerevisiae SPC19 (YDR201W); ancestral locus Anc_8.409); translated protein: MTEYLDDVVSKLSGTVELLQNSIDKLHNNSAPNNNLTSNMLQTRRYFELISEYDVEKAKLAQNEEIDPLVKILHDKLGRSLGKLQREYDTLQKTYELNKLRLNNRVTEENGARGDNDDPNKINEIDFDLSTDVVVMASSTNEELEELGNN
- the TPHA0C02270 gene encoding uncharacterized protein (similar to Saccharomyces cerevisiae VPS64 (YDR200C) and FAR10 (YLR238W); ancestral locus Anc_8.408); the protein is MNDSNETIYNRRTLFQPRSSLKETLISPAKSNYNTQASSHDNNSGKMPDNANQIVGRRARSNSRSAGSTSNEPMEQFSMDKVNNNTESTLSKNTANIIQINNPGSPDLGSVNAFKGLDDTNTTILKSNANNIPNMENLTMRERYNNIVVLKPLNSTFETKHLVVPHKPDVIKLGRPVINNNSNCTNTYKGLNERNAQHKKSNIRNDNGNFNSRVLSRNHAALTCDSNTGKIFIRDLKSSNGTFINGTRIGTNDVELSVGDVIDLGTDIDNKQEHRRISALVDNILSVPLVNETVDMLNSNTFFSEKRKNSFQTSSNKHTGVGSDVESNQDIVSTNSKANPIAETLEHNYLSKPALSSKHAAFEAAMFGDVNNIDLENDILGTETALLSEIFIDNSSGTSANLINIMKILSTEIALEKLENQKLKAMDNFLVNFTVNIDNIDNELIQKNQTQIDALQENLKHRLYKKHNKILDNTYLQVEQLQLEKERLEEDFELQEKKQAAEFQSLITELDTLKEDLGSKSVLNESFGVSYKDRDLNVINKTTKFSNETKEKYLDLFGEKSDSSNWKSGLILILSTAFVGFVAYALNLSSKNCN